A stretch of DNA from Paramisgurnus dabryanus chromosome 19, PD_genome_1.1, whole genome shotgun sequence:
gtacctcagaggtacatattggtaccagaCGTATaaatatttgtacctaaatggttcATTTTAGGACCTTtgtaaagggtactgccctattttaacagcatgttttttttttttcattttaaagaaccaaactacattacattacaatcataacataactaaaaaaaaaaaaacaattatttatttaaatagttttattttaagACCTAACAAACAGAGCTTAATCAGTTATTCCAAGTACACCCTGGAGTATATTTACCCCGGTCAGGAATGTTGCTCTTTATTGTCCATCTCTCTTATCTGCTGGTCAGTGCACTCTTATGTTTCACATTATGTTTATCCCAAAGATACATTACCAGTTAAGCTGTGACGCGCATCTTAGTTTAAGCCTCATGTTTAATGGGCAGATGTTTATCGTAGAGAATATGCTATATTAAGATTATGATGGATATTAAGGGACATGACAGTCTGTTGTCTTTATAAGCACTTAACTTTTTAAGACGTGCTTAAGTAGTTGGttgtatttttacatttctgCTATTATCTTGATATCATGTTTAGTAACTAACTACTATAGGGCTATAGTTAAACAGAAGTGTTTTGGGACATTTATTAGAAGTACATTGGGAATTTTTTTATCTTACTACAGTGGGAATTACCATCTTCATCAAATCATACTTATCGAATTGTTTTCTTTAGATAAATTTCCTCTCATGTTTTGTAGATAACTTCAAGTTATGTCTTGGCACTACTTGGAAGTAAACTGCTATTACTGTGTTGATATAAATCTCGTGTTTATGTCCAAGTTTCTGTGGAATTTCATATTCCCGTGTTCGAGTTTCTGTGGAATTTCTGTGGAAAAGGGATTGTTAGGAAATTACGGCTCGCACTAAATACTTGGTGTTTCGTGTCATCTACATGACTATAGTGCAATTTATTAGTCCTCAAACTTGAAACTTTGCTTGGGGTTGGAGTTAGTGTCtaatatttggtataatatcATTTTTGTAAGATCAAACAGTACTGAAATTGTATTGACCGTCTCGAAACACCAGTGATTTACTCAGCCAGGAAATGACAGAGGGTACCTTTGCTAACCAATGGGAGTCAGGAATGACTCACTCAGACTCCACCCCCAGCATCCGATTGGCTATGCTAGCTCTTTATATATACAGACTTGAAATGTGCTGTAGTAAACATTGTAACTTTCAACTGTTTGCCTGCATCATCTGAATAGCCACCGGTTAACCTCAAGAATGACTACCTTTGTGTCGGTGAGTTAACTTTTATGCATAAACATCAGTTTGTGCACATTCTTATGTTGAATtcattaatattaataaggTTGTAATCATATTGGCAGGTTTCTATGTCACTAAATGTAATAATTTGACTATCAGAGTATGTCCGTATAAAGAAGAGCATACAGTGTAGTAGTCAAGTATCAGAGTGTATGTTTATAGGCCCCAGTGGTTGGTGGGCTTAAATTAGCGCTTGTCTCTGGCGGTTTCTGGCTCTCTGGAGTGCCCTCCGGTCATCTGTGTATGTCTATGGCCTGTAAATAGAGCTCACGTTTACATGTGATCTGTATTGTCATCAACTCTTGATCGTTGTATGAATGTTGGTTAGCACAGGAATATACCCagataaaaacaataaatagcttttttgtgtttttttatgtgttaTGGTTGTAACTCTTGGTTTAAGAGGGGATTTATGAtttatgaaaacattaacttttatcttttttattttaaatgtgatcattttttagatttttttgacaAACAGTCCATAACTGTCTAATAAAGTTGCACATGCAAAGCATTTATGATGAAAAAACTGATTTCTCTTGTGTAATGTCTTCTCATAGATGGCCACTTGTTACACCTGTAATAGGATGTCCAGACAACCAGGAGCAAACAGGGAATTTTTGGCATCTCTGTCAAAGAACCGTGGCACACCGTGGAGTGCGAGCAAACACAGGACTCCACAGACGGCTAACAAGGCGACTCCAAAGTCtgtgttttcaaacaaaacacCAAGTGGAACACCAAGGTAAGCTACACTAAGACAAAACCTGACATCACCaaggttattttattttatctatTACAACTATTTTGTAATAACCTATCACTTTTTTTTCCACAGATCAGTGTCCTCAAATGCCAGCTCTTCGTCATCAAAGTCGGGcagtgcaaagtcaggcagtgCAAAGTCGTCACCATTCGCCCGACTCAAGAAACTTCTTATGTTGGAGGACAAACAGGAGAGCAGGAAAGGTGGTCTGAAAGactttctctcctctctctgaAGATCTCGATGCTGTTCGAGAAGAGGCTCTGGCCTACTTTGAGTGCCTCCAGGGCATCAAGTTTGATATGGTGATCACAGTGATTCTTCATGTGTTACTACGCCATCTAGTGGAGCAGTCACTATAGCCTGGTTTATCAAACTTACTCAAGACACCAATACCTTAGGGTTATGATAAACAGAAAGTCTGTATTCCTTCTGCCAGGTGTCTGTCTCTGGATCTTTGTGGACAAGTGATATAACATTTGTCTTGTGTAGGAGTGTGTTGTATATTTAAGTGTTATCAAGACCTTAAGACCTATGCTGTGACTTTTAATGTTTGCCATTATTTCCACTTTGCCCATTTTGGTTTTTCTTTAAAGAACACTTTTATATCTGTTGTGTggttaatgttatttttttacactTTAATTTTTTCACACAGATGTATTTGTAGCCATGCTTTTGCTTCACTTCTACAATTTTGTATTGGTATATGTAGTCCTGGCTTACATACTTAAAATAAGAATGCGGCTGGGTTTTCTGGTTGTTTACATTTTGATGGCCTATTTGCCTTCAAGCTATAAAACAAAGACCAAAGATATTTTTcttattggttatttttttcataatattTTTCATTCACAGTGCAATTAAAATAACAGTATTTGTCATgaaatattttcattaaataaatattttcaactctgtctctttatttttttatcaacacACATTTTGCATTTTAGGAAAACACTACACAGTATTGCAGAAGATGatcaaatgttttaatttagtaTATAAATGTGACTCTGGCCCTGGGTAAGTAGAATGGGTatttttgtagcaatagccaaaaatacattgtgggTCAAAAACATTGTTtctttatgccaaaaatcacttggATATTAAGTTTATTATTGTATCTTGGCCAATATgatcctatcctaacaaaccatgcatcaatggaaagcttatttatgtataaatctcaattaaaaaaaaaaatattttatgtgcAGGGTCACTCACAAATATGCCTTATTACACAGGTTAAAGATACAAAAGGAATGGGCATGAGAAGTAGTACATAACTTATTTGCTGCCACAAAATTCCAGGgtcttttgttttaaaatatatttaaaaaatacagttgTGTTGTTATAAAGTGTATTTTTAATGTAGTACACTATATtgacatttaatttattattaaagtaTATTATACTGCTCCATCTATT
This window harbors:
- the rmp24 gene encoding UPF0711 protein C18orf21 homolog, which encodes MDVNSESVTYNFLKKASLIYKDICPEQSRFLMRRHQMKGPTLSDSVLCSYCYQWRHPDNYRVRLRPKRPPTARIRRLLKQELMGKRLSSEQTIVLQKFKRASNVLMATCYTCNRMSRQPGANREFLASLSKNRGTPWSASKHRTPQTANKATPKSVFSNKTPSGTPRSVSSNASSSSSKSGSAKSGSAKSSPFARLKKLLMLEDKQESRKGGLKDFLSSL